The following proteins are encoded in a genomic region of Clostridiales bacterium:
- the secG gene encoding preprotein translocase subunit SecG, translating into MLTFLTIVHIAICFILILVILLQSSKVEGITGIIQGGAETFFGKNKGRSYEGKLERATAICMVLFIITSIGLNILGNR; encoded by the coding sequence ATGTTAACATTTTTGACAATTGTGCATATAGCCATCTGTTTTATACTTATACTGGTCATACTCCTTCAATCGAGCAAAGTTGAAGGGATAACGGGTATAATTCAAGGCGGAGCCGAAACATTCTTCGGGAAGAATAAAGGCAGAAGCTATGAAGGAAAGCTTGAAAGAGCTACGGCGATATGTATGGTACTTTTTATTATAACATCCATCGGATTGAACATACTTGGAAACAGATAG
- the eno gene encoding phosphopyruvate hydratase, with protein sequence MKTYYEIVDVHAREILDSRANPTVEVEVEVEDGTIGRAAVPSGASTGAYEAVELRDNDKERYNGKGVLKAVDNVNNVIAPQVIGLNVFDQTLIDKTMIDLDGTPNKGKLGANAILGVSLAVAKAAARSCGLSLYQYIGGVNGKVLPVPMMNILNGGKHADNNVDIQEFMVMPVGAKKFSDALRMCSETFHSLKSILNKAGLSTGVGDEGGFAPNLKSNEEAIKVIIEAIEKAGYRPGEDISVAIDAAASELYKEDGKYHLEGEGKVYTAAEMVDFYETLIKKYPIVSLEDGLSENDWDGWKALTDKLGKKIQLVGDDLFVTNTERVKKGIELGVANSVLIKLNQIGSLTETLNTIEMAERAGYTAVVSHRSGETEDTTIADLVVGVNAGQIKTGAPSRTERVAKYNQLLRIEEELGEVAEYLGKSAFYNLR encoded by the coding sequence ATGAAAACATATTATGAAATAGTAGATGTTCATGCAAGAGAGATACTGGATTCAAGGGCAAATCCCACAGTAGAGGTTGAAGTTGAGGTTGAGGACGGTACTATAGGCAGGGCTGCAGTGCCTTCAGGAGCATCGACAGGCGCTTATGAGGCTGTTGAGCTCAGGGATAATGACAAGGAGCGCTATAATGGGAAAGGCGTTTTAAAAGCAGTTGATAATGTAAACAATGTTATTGCGCCACAAGTTATAGGTTTAAATGTGTTTGACCAGACGCTTATCGATAAAACGATGATCGACCTGGACGGAACCCCCAATAAGGGTAAACTTGGAGCAAATGCAATACTTGGTGTTTCTTTGGCCGTTGCAAAGGCTGCTGCAAGATCCTGCGGTTTGAGCCTGTATCAGTACATAGGCGGAGTAAATGGAAAAGTTTTACCTGTTCCTATGATGAACATATTAAACGGCGGAAAGCATGCCGATAATAATGTGGACATTCAGGAATTTATGGTAATGCCCGTAGGAGCAAAGAAATTCAGCGATGCCCTCCGCATGTGTTCTGAAACATTCCATTCGTTAAAATCGATATTGAATAAAGCAGGGTTATCGACAGGCGTTGGTGATGAAGGCGGTTTTGCCCCGAACCTTAAATCCAATGAAGAGGCTATAAAGGTTATAATCGAGGCAATCGAAAAAGCAGGATACAGGCCAGGGGAAGATATCTCGGTCGCAATTGATGCTGCTGCCTCTGAGCTTTATAAAGAAGATGGAAAGTATCATCTTGAAGGAGAAGGCAAAGTATATACTGCAGCAGAGATGGTTGACTTTTATGAAACGCTGATCAAAAAATATCCTATCGTTTCATTAGAGGATGGGCTTTCAGAAAACGACTGGGACGGCTGGAAAGCATTAACCGATAAACTTGGAAAGAAGATACAGCTTGTCGGAGACGATTTGTTCGTAACAAATACCGAAAGGGTTAAAAAGGGAATAGAATTAGGCGTAGCCAATTCCGTGCTTATAAAGTTAAATCAGATAGGTTCCCTTACAGAAACATTAAATACTATTGAGATGGCTGAAAGAGCAGGATATACTGCTGTTGTTTCCCACCGTTCAGGAGAAACGGAGGATACAACCATAGCGGATTTGGTTGTAGGTGTTAATGCCGGACAGATAAAGACAGGCGCTCCGTCGAGAACTGAGAGAGTCGCTAAATACAACCAGCTTTTGAGGATTGAAGAAGAATTAGGAGAAGTTGCCGAGTATTTAGGCAAAAGCGCATTTTATAATTTGAGATAG
- the gpmI gene encoding 2,3-bisphosphoglycerate-independent phosphoglycerate mutase has protein sequence MDKKLCMLMILDGWGLSKSDKGNAEVAANTPNMDAILKKYPHTSIKASGLDVGLPGEQMGNSEVGHLNIGAGRVIYQDFTRINSEIKTGNFFNNEAFKDAIYNVKKNGTKLHLMGLLSDGGVHSHIEHLKALIKIAKDEGLSEVYIHCFLDGRDVPPACAKRYIVELENYMSEIGIGKIATVAGRYYAMDRDKRWERVNLAYNAIVEGKGETAESAVEAVENSYNKNKTDEFVLPTVILKDGKPTAKLCENDSMIFFNFRPDRARQLTRAIVDKNFAGFKREYFKTHFVCMTQYDKTIEDVDIAYLPETYKNTLGEYVSKLGLKQLRIAETEKYAHVTFFFNGGVEKPNEGEDRILIPSPKVPTYDMKPEMSAYEVTKVVLEKIKSQTYDVIILNFANPDMVGHTGVFKAAVKAVETVDTCIGRILDQVLSVGGKLVITADHGNVEEMINPETGGPHTAHTTNPVPFIVIGEGNAKLREGGRLSDIAPTMLSMMRIPIPKEMTGKSIIIG, from the coding sequence ATGGATAAAAAGTTATGCATGCTTATGATATTGGATGGATGGGGATTAAGCAAGAGCGATAAGGGAAATGCAGAAGTTGCCGCAAATACTCCGAATATGGATGCAATTTTAAAGAAATACCCTCATACATCGATTAAAGCCAGCGGTCTTGATGTGGGACTGCCTGGAGAACAGATGGGAAACTCAGAGGTCGGACATTTGAATATCGGAGCCGGCAGAGTGATCTATCAGGACTTTACAAGAATCAACAGCGAAATAAAGACAGGTAATTTCTTCAATAACGAAGCATTTAAAGACGCAATATATAATGTGAAAAAAAATGGTACAAAACTCCATTTAATGGGCCTTTTATCTGATGGAGGTGTGCATAGCCATATAGAGCATCTTAAAGCGTTAATTAAGATTGCCAAAGATGAGGGGCTCAGTGAAGTTTATATTCACTGCTTTTTAGATGGAAGGGATGTACCGCCTGCATGTGCAAAACGCTATATAGTCGAACTTGAAAATTACATGTCTGAAATAGGAATAGGAAAAATAGCGACTGTTGCGGGAAGATATTATGCAATGGACAGAGATAAAAGATGGGAAAGAGTTAACCTTGCATATAATGCGATAGTTGAAGGCAAGGGAGAAACAGCCGAATCCGCTGTAGAAGCAGTAGAAAATTCTTATAATAAAAATAAAACAGATGAATTTGTGCTCCCTACTGTTATTCTAAAGGATGGTAAACCTACAGCGAAATTATGTGAAAACGATTCCATGATATTTTTCAATTTCAGACCGGATAGAGCAAGGCAGCTTACAAGAGCTATCGTAGATAAGAATTTCGCAGGTTTTAAAAGAGAATATTTTAAGACTCATTTCGTTTGTATGACCCAATACGATAAGACTATCGAAGATGTTGATATAGCATATTTGCCTGAGACGTATAAAAATACTCTCGGCGAATACGTGAGCAAATTAGGATTGAAACAGCTTAGAATTGCTGAGACGGAAAAATATGCTCATGTGACATTCTTTTTCAACGGAGGAGTTGAAAAGCCGAATGAAGGAGAAGACCGCATATTGATTCCGTCGCCTAAGGTTCCGACATATGATATGAAACCTGAGATGAGCGCATATGAGGTTACGAAAGTCGTACTGGAGAAAATAAAAAGCCAAACATACGATGTGATTATTTTAAACTTCGCAAATCCCGATATGGTAGGTCACACAGGAGTGTTCAAAGCTGCCGTTAAAGCTGTAGAAACAGTAGATACCTGCATAGGCAGGATATTGGATCAGGTGCTGAGCGTTGGAGGAAAGCTTGTTATAACGGCGGATCATGGTAATGTCGAAGAGATGATAAATCCTGAAACCGGCGGTCCGCATACAGCTCATACAACAAACCCGGTACCGTTTATCGTAATCGGAGAGGGAAATGCTAAACTTCGTGAAGGCGGAAGACTTTCGGATATCGCGCCGACTATGCTTTCTATGATGAGGATTCCCATTCCTAAAGAGATGACCGGAAAGAGTATTATAATCGGATAA
- the tpiA gene encoding triose-phosphate isomerase encodes MRKPIIAGNWKMHKTVDEAVELINSLKDKVKDAKCQVVVCPPFVCLPAVCEAVKGTNIEVGAQNMHFEEQGAFTGEVSPLMLSSLGVEYVIIGHSERRQYFAETDETVNKKVHAAFKHSLIPIVCVGETLSERENGKAYEKVGSQIKKDLEGLTVELAKKIIIAYEPIWAIGTGKTATANDANEMIKFIRKTAAEILGDECASEIRIQYGGSVKPATIKEQMAQSDIDGALVGGASLKASDFAAIVNF; translated from the coding sequence ATGAGAAAACCGATTATAGCAGGCAACTGGAAAATGCATAAAACTGTCGATGAAGCTGTAGAACTGATAAACTCACTAAAAGATAAAGTAAAAGATGCAAAATGCCAGGTGGTCGTATGCCCTCCTTTTGTATGCTTGCCTGCAGTCTGTGAAGCTGTAAAAGGCACAAATATAGAAGTTGGCGCACAGAATATGCATTTTGAAGAACAAGGGGCATTTACCGGTGAGGTTTCCCCGCTTATGTTGAGTTCGCTGGGTGTAGAATATGTAATAATAGGCCATTCGGAACGCAGGCAATATTTTGCAGAAACTGATGAAACAGTAAATAAAAAAGTTCATGCCGCTTTTAAACATTCCCTAATACCTATAGTTTGTGTGGGGGAAACATTATCCGAGAGGGAAAACGGCAAGGCTTATGAGAAGGTCGGCAGTCAGATAAAAAAGGACCTTGAGGGCCTCACAGTAGAACTGGCAAAGAAAATAATAATCGCATATGAGCCCATATGGGCCATAGGTACCGGAAAAACGGCAACGGCGAACGATGCTAATGAGATGATCAAATTCATAAGGAAAACAGCCGCAGAGATTTTGGGCGATGAGTGCGCATCCGAGATAAGGATACAATATGGCGGAAGCGTTAAGCCGGCAACAATAAAGGAGCAGATGGCGCAAAGCGATATCGATGGTGCATTGGTCGGCGGTGCAAGCCTGAAAGCATCTGATTTTGCTGCCATAGTAAACTTCTAA
- a CDS encoding phosphoglycerate kinase — protein MNKKTVKDIEILGKRILVRCDFNVPQDADGNITDDRRIRSALPTIKYLKEHGGKVILMSHLGRPKGTGYEKKFSLKPVADRLSKLLGEKVYFAEDGDVVGKNAKEIAAKLKNGEVMLLENVRFVKGETKNDSEFARKLASLGDVFVNDAFGTAHRAHSSTAGVAEYLPAVAGFLIEKEISVMGKALNNPDRPLVAILGGAKVSDKIGVINNLLDKVDKLIIGGGMAYTFEKALGREVGKSLLEPEKIDLAKEMMEKAKKKGIKLLLPVDVVIAKEFKEDAEHHAVDVDKIPADSMGLDIGPKSIDLFKNELKDAKTVIWNGPMGVFEMPAFAVGTEAIAQALSKINGTTIIGGGDSAAAVEKLGYADKMTHISTGGGASLEFLEGRELPGIAALNDK, from the coding sequence ATGAACAAAAAAACTGTTAAAGATATAGAGATACTCGGTAAAAGGATACTTGTAAGATGTGATTTCAATGTTCCTCAGGATGCTGATGGAAACATAACTGATGACAGGAGAATTAGAAGTGCTCTTCCGACCATAAAATATCTTAAAGAGCATGGCGGCAAAGTTATACTTATGTCACATCTTGGAAGGCCAAAGGGAACTGGATATGAGAAGAAGTTTTCCTTAAAGCCTGTCGCAGACAGATTATCGAAGCTTCTTGGCGAAAAGGTATATTTTGCCGAAGATGGTGATGTTGTCGGGAAAAATGCGAAGGAAATAGCTGCAAAGCTTAAAAACGGAGAAGTAATGCTCCTTGAAAATGTTAGATTTGTAAAAGGTGAAACCAAAAATGACAGTGAATTTGCAAGAAAGCTTGCTTCACTCGGAGATGTATTTGTAAATGATGCCTTTGGAACAGCTCACAGGGCGCATTCCTCAACAGCGGGAGTTGCAGAGTATTTGCCTGCCGTAGCCGGTTTCCTTATCGAGAAGGAAATATCCGTTATGGGGAAGGCATTGAACAATCCGGATAGGCCGCTCGTTGCTATTCTTGGAGGAGCCAAAGTATCGGACAAAATAGGTGTTATTAATAACCTTCTTGATAAAGTCGATAAGCTTATAATAGGCGGAGGGATGGCTTATACTTTTGAAAAAGCCCTTGGAAGAGAAGTCGGGAAGTCCCTTCTTGAACCCGAGAAAATCGATCTGGCAAAAGAAATGATGGAAAAGGCGAAGAAAAAAGGCATAAAGCTTCTGCTTCCTGTGGATGTTGTCATTGCAAAAGAATTTAAAGAAGATGCGGAGCATCACGCTGTTGATGTCGATAAAATACCGGCCGATAGCATGGGGCTTGATATAGGTCCTAAGAGTATTGATCTTTTTAAAAACGAATTAAAAGATGCAAAGACCGTTATATGGAACGGCCCCATGGGTGTCTTTGAGATGCCTGCATTTGCCGTCGGTACGGAAGCAATAGCGCAGGCCCTTAGCAAAATTAATGGTACGACCATAATCGGAGGGGGAGACTCTGCTGCTGCCGTTGAGAAATTAGGATATGCAGACAAAATGACCCACATTTCAACAGGTGGAGGAGCATCCCTTGAATTTTTGGAAGGGCGTGAACTTCCAGGGATCGCTGCTTTAAATGATAAATAA
- the gap gene encoding type I glyceraldehyde-3-phosphate dehydrogenase has product MTIKVGINGFGRIGRNAFKIAQEKLNKDVEIVAINDLTDPKTLAHLLKYDSLFGKFKGTVEAKEHSFIVNGKEIKIFAERDPGNLPWKELGVDIVIESTGLFTKREKAILHINAGAKKVIISAPAKGEDITIVMGVNEEKYDPAKHNIISNASCTTNCLAPFAKVLDAEFGIEKGLMTTVHSYTNDQRILDLPHKDLRRARAAAESIIPTTTGAAKAVALVLPQLKGRLNGLAMRVPTPTVSVTDLVCEVRKETTVEEVNGAFKKAAEGKMKGILGYSEEPLVSIDYRGDSRSSIVDGLSTMVMGGNLVKVISWYDNEWAYSNRIVDLLNYVAERL; this is encoded by the coding sequence ATGACGATAAAAGTTGGTATCAATGGTTTTGGAAGAATAGGAAGAAATGCTTTCAAGATTGCACAGGAGAAATTGAATAAAGATGTTGAAATAGTAGCTATAAATGATCTGACGGATCCGAAAACGTTAGCACATCTTTTAAAGTACGATTCGCTATTTGGAAAGTTCAAGGGAACTGTAGAAGCAAAAGAACATAGCTTTATTGTAAATGGAAAAGAAATAAAGATTTTTGCTGAAAGAGATCCAGGCAATCTTCCATGGAAAGAACTTGGAGTCGATATCGTTATTGAATCAACAGGATTGTTCACAAAGAGAGAAAAGGCAATTCTGCATATAAATGCAGGGGCAAAGAAAGTAATAATAAGTGCTCCGGCAAAGGGTGAAGACATCACTATAGTTATGGGCGTCAATGAAGAAAAGTACGATCCAGCGAAACATAATATCATATCAAATGCATCATGTACTACAAACTGCCTCGCTCCATTTGCAAAAGTTCTTGATGCCGAATTCGGCATAGAGAAAGGCTTAATGACGACAGTTCATTCATATACCAATGACCAGAGGATACTTGATCTTCCTCACAAAGATTTAAGGAGAGCAAGGGCTGCTGCAGAATCCATAATTCCTACAACAACCGGAGCTGCAAAAGCTGTCGCACTTGTTTTACCGCAGCTTAAGGGAAGATTGAACGGTCTTGCAATGAGGGTGCCGACTCCTACAGTATCAGTTACAGACCTTGTTTGCGAAGTAAGAAAAGAAACAACTGTTGAGGAAGTCAACGGCGCATTCAAGAAAGCTGCTGAAGGAAAGATGAAAGGAATACTCGGCTATTCAGAAGAGCCGCTTGTTTCAATAGATTACAGGGGAGACAGCCGTTCATCCATAGTCGATGGTTTATCGACAATGGTTATGGGTGGAAATCTGGTAAAGGTTATTTCATGGTATGATAATGAATGGGCTTACTCAAACAGGATCGTAGACCTCTTAAACTACGTAGCTGAAAGGCTTTAA
- a CDS encoding sugar-binding domain-containing protein: MKDLLLLQQKIVPELIELLEKRYTILRAIYFKGPIGRRALALQLEMGERIVRKEVNFLKNQGLINIESVGMTITPDGENIIDTLKEYIHELKGFSSIEKMLQDRLGFSKVIIVPGNIDEDPLILKEVGRVGANYVKNLITDNQVIAVTGGNSVKELVNSMPKITNKSNILVVPARGGMGKLVETQANTITANLANKLNANYKLLHVPDVMSKEALETVGNEPVIKDIIKSIGKTSLLIYGIGRADDMSKKRGLSDEELKKLMDKKPVAEAFGYYFDSDGIIVDKTLTIGLKFEDVKKIKTIIAVAGGNSKAKAIIATKTYSKNSILITDEGAAKEMVRLLSSK; this comes from the coding sequence TTGAAGGATTTACTGCTGCTGCAGCAAAAGATTGTTCCGGAACTTATAGAATTGCTGGAAAAAAGATATACTATTTTAAGAGCTATATATTTTAAAGGCCCTATTGGCAGAAGAGCTCTTGCATTGCAGCTCGAAATGGGTGAAAGGATCGTCAGGAAGGAAGTAAACTTTTTAAAAAACCAGGGATTAATCAATATAGAATCCGTGGGCATGACTATTACGCCTGATGGTGAGAATATAATAGACACTTTAAAGGAATACATACATGAGCTAAAGGGTTTTTCCAGCATTGAAAAAATGTTGCAGGACAGATTAGGGTTTTCCAAGGTTATAATAGTGCCAGGCAATATTGACGAGGACCCATTGATATTGAAAGAAGTTGGAAGAGTTGGCGCCAATTATGTAAAAAACCTTATAACAGACAACCAGGTAATCGCCGTTACGGGTGGAAATTCGGTCAAGGAACTTGTAAACAGTATGCCGAAGATAACTAACAAATCAAATATTCTGGTTGTACCTGCGAGAGGGGGGATGGGAAAATTAGTCGAGACGCAGGCTAATACTATAACAGCAAACCTTGCAAATAAGCTTAATGCAAACTATAAGCTTCTTCATGTGCCCGATGTGATGAGCAAAGAGGCGCTTGAAACCGTCGGCAATGAGCCTGTGATAAAGGACATAATAAAAAGTATCGGCAAAACGAGTTTGCTGATATATGGTATAGGCAGAGCCGACGATATGTCAAAAAAAAGAGGCTTAAGCGATGAAGAGTTGAAGAAACTTATGGATAAAAAACCTGTTGCCGAGGCTTTTGGTTATTATTTCGACAGCGATGGCATTATAGTCGATAAGACACTGACAATCGGGCTCAAGTTTGAAGATGTCAAAAAAATCAAAACGATTATAGCGGTAGCGGGTGGTAACAGTAAGGCAAAGGCTATTATAGCCACAAAGACATACAGTAAAAACAGCATATTGATAACAGATGAAGGCGCTGCTAAAGAAATGGTAAGGCTTTTAAGCTCAAAATAG